The Deltaproteobacteria bacterium genome includes a window with the following:
- a CDS encoding acyl-CoA dehydrogenase, protein MDFALSGTHRLLQQAAREFAQKELAPLAEKVDREHYFPVESVKKLGEMGFMGVFVPEKLGGAGMDFLSYVIVMEEVAAACAATSVIVSVNNSLVCAGLLQFGTESQKRDLLVPLASGKQLGCYCLSEPDTGSDAAAQRTRATRNGSGWIIEGAKNFISSALHADWAIVFAMTEPDRGSKGITAFLVDTKSPGFEVGKAEMKLGICGSATSQITLNGVRVPEANVLGEVNGGFKIAMTLLESGRIGIAAQALGIGRAAYEAAVKYSKERVAFGKPISANQGIQWYLCDMAVRLENSRNLICKAAWLKETGQPFGKEAAMAKLYASESANWIANKALQIHGGNGYLKEYPVERYFRDARVTEIYEGTTEIQRLVIARHILKD, encoded by the coding sequence ATGGATTTTGCCCTTTCCGGAACGCATCGCCTTCTCCAGCAGGCGGCCCGCGAGTTTGCTCAAAAGGAACTGGCACCACTGGCCGAGAAGGTGGATCGAGAACACTACTTTCCTGTTGAAAGCGTGAAAAAGCTTGGTGAGATGGGTTTTATGGGTGTTTTTGTTCCGGAAAAGCTTGGCGGCGCCGGAATGGACTTTCTTTCCTACGTTATTGTGATGGAGGAAGTCGCCGCCGCCTGTGCAGCGACTTCTGTCATCGTCAGTGTGAATAATTCTCTCGTTTGTGCCGGCTTGCTTCAGTTCGGAACCGAATCACAGAAGCGTGACCTCCTTGTGCCGCTTGCATCCGGAAAGCAGCTCGGCTGCTACTGTCTATCGGAGCCAGACACGGGATCAGACGCGGCCGCCCAGCGTACCCGCGCCACCAGGAATGGCAGCGGGTGGATAATTGAAGGTGCCAAAAATTTCATCTCCAGTGCATTGCATGCCGACTGGGCTATTGTCTTTGCCATGACCGAGCCGGACAGGGGTTCCAAGGGTATCACGGCATTTCTGGTCGATACGAAATCACCGGGTTTTGAAGTCGGAAAGGCGGAGATGAAACTTGGTATCTGTGGATCGGCCACGTCACAAATTACACTGAATGGCGTCAGAGTCCCGGAGGCCAACGTACTCGGCGAGGTGAACGGCGGGTTTAAAATTGCAATGACGTTGCTTGAATCGGGACGAATCGGCATAGCGGCCCAGGCACTCGGCATTGGACGGGCGGCTTATGAGGCGGCCGTGAAATATTCAAAAGAACGTGTCGCCTTCGGCAAGCCGATCAGCGCCAACCAGGGTATCCAGTGGTATTTGTGCGACATGGCCGTAAGGCTCGAGAACTCACGCAATCTCATCTGCAAGGCCGCCTGGCTGAAGGAAACCGGCCAGCCATTTGGCAAGGAGGCCGCGATGGCGAAACTGTACGCGTCGGAGTCGGCCAACTGGATTGCCAATAAGGCTTTGCAAATCCATGGCGGCAATGGATACCTCAAGGAATATCCCGTCGAACGGTACTTCCGCGATGCCCGCGTCACAGAAATCTACGAAGGTACTACCGAGATTCAGAGGCTCGTGATCGCCCGGCATATCCTGAAAGACTAA
- a CDS encoding penicillin-binding protein activator LpoB — protein MKFLSGRLVRILFVAAVLSAPACGTKVSRVDVKEQKDLSGRWNDTDSRLVSEEVIKDVMSAAWLERFQPKKPGGVPTVIVGTIRNRSSEHINTQTFSKDLERAWVNSGRVDVVASKDERKEIRDERTDQQYGFTAQNQADHAEKGADYMLQGVINSITDQAEGERVVFYQINLELINLSTNQKVWIGEKKIKKYIERSKAKF, from the coding sequence ATGAAATTCCTGTCTGGACGCCTGGTGCGGATCCTGTTTGTGGCGGCGGTTCTGTCTGCCCCGGCCTGCGGAACGAAAGTCAGCCGTGTTGACGTCAAGGAGCAGAAGGACCTTTCAGGGCGGTGGAATGACACCGATTCACGCCTCGTCTCGGAGGAGGTAATCAAGGATGTCATGTCGGCCGCCTGGCTGGAGCGGTTCCAGCCGAAAAAGCCCGGCGGGGTGCCGACCGTGATTGTCGGAACCATCCGCAACCGGTCCAGTGAGCATATCAACACGCAGACGTTCTCGAAGGATCTGGAGCGCGCCTGGGTGAACTCCGGGCGGGTCGATGTGGTTGCATCCAAGGATGAGCGCAAGGAGATTCGTGACGAGCGAACCGACCAGCAGTACGGTTTCACGGCACAGAACCAGGCCGATCATGCCGAAAAGGGCGCCGACTACATGCTTCAGGGCGTCATCAACAGCATCACTGACCAGGCCGAGGGTGAACGTGTGGTTTTCTACCAGATCAATCTGGAGCTCATCAATCTCAGCACCAACCAGAAGGTCTGGATTGGCGAAAAGAAGATCAAGAAATACATCGAGCGGTCAAAGGCGAAGTTCTAG
- a CDS encoding cation-transporting P-type ATPase encodes MESAADNQTYWHTLSPADALARLKSRPEGLSSDEAARRLREHGPNHLPPPPRRSSWMRFLLQFHNVLIYVLLGAAVVTAFLGHAVDTLVIVGVVVINALIGFIQEGKAESALDAIRNLLSLHAVVLRDGHRQEIGAEDLVPGDVVFLQSGDKVPADLRLIEVRTLKVDESMLTGESESVEKSLEPAAPDTSLGDRLCMAHSGTLVTYGQGLGLVVSTGAQTEIGRISRLLAEVEEITTPLLRKMAHFARWLTVLILVFSAITFAVGFWVWEQSGGEVFMAAVGLAVAAIPEGLPAIMTITLAIGVQRMARRKTIIRRLPAVETLGSVTVICSDKTGTLTRNEMTVQRVVTADQVFHVDGTGYAPRGGFTIGGKEALASSYPELADIGRAALLCNDAIVRESGGHWIVEGDPTEGALVTLAMKAGLDPVYENEAQPRRDVIPFESEHRFMATLHHDHAGHGFIFLKGAPERVMEMCAFERSGGEDRTMRKAYWHDRMEETARLGQRLLAVACRPVAGGTGELRFGDMEDGFTLLALFGIMDPPRDEAVEAIRLCHRAGIDVKMITGDHAATAQAIGGQLGIDASQVLTGSDIEKLDASALRKAVREADIFARANPEHKLRLVEAMQSNGDICAMTGDGVNDSPALKRADVGVSMGIKGTEAAKDASEMVLVDDNFASIVSAVEEGRTVYENIRKAIVYILAVSGGQAGMVMAATLTGHVLPITPVQILWVNMVTAVTLSLALAFEHLEPGIMERPPRDPGEALITPFLVARIIVVATLLIAGSYGLFLWYETQGLSLEQSRAIAVNTLVMGEVFFLFSSRYLRASALSIEGLFGNVYVMLSIAAIIVIQALFTYAPPMHLLFGVAAFPPHIWLWMLAFGIFLFFSVELEKAVIRRLGARIRT; translated from the coding sequence ATGGAATCCGCAGCTGATAATCAAACATACTGGCACACGCTTTCCCCGGCGGATGCCCTTGCCCGCCTGAAGTCACGGCCCGAGGGCCTTTCTTCTGATGAAGCGGCGCGTCGGCTCCGCGAACACGGACCCAATCATCTGCCCCCGCCTCCCCGACGCAGTTCCTGGATGCGCTTTCTGCTCCAGTTCCATAATGTGCTCATATATGTGCTGCTTGGCGCAGCAGTGGTGACAGCGTTCCTGGGACATGCTGTCGATACCCTGGTCATTGTTGGCGTAGTCGTTATCAATGCGTTGATTGGTTTTATCCAGGAGGGGAAAGCTGAGAGCGCACTTGATGCCATCCGCAACCTGCTCTCTCTCCACGCGGTAGTCCTTCGTGATGGCCACCGGCAGGAAATTGGAGCAGAAGATCTGGTGCCCGGGGATGTGGTGTTTCTTCAATCAGGTGACAAGGTTCCTGCGGACTTGCGCTTAATTGAAGTTCGCACGCTGAAGGTCGACGAGTCCATGCTTACGGGGGAATCGGAGAGTGTCGAAAAATCTCTTGAACCAGCAGCTCCCGACACGTCTCTCGGTGATCGCCTGTGCATGGCGCATTCCGGCACACTGGTAACTTATGGCCAGGGTCTTGGGCTGGTCGTTTCGACTGGGGCACAGACAGAGATTGGTCGGATCAGCCGCCTGTTGGCGGAAGTCGAAGAGATCACTACTCCTCTCCTTCGCAAGATGGCTCATTTTGCCCGGTGGCTCACGGTCCTCATACTTGTATTCTCCGCCATCACTTTCGCTGTCGGATTCTGGGTCTGGGAGCAGAGCGGCGGGGAAGTCTTCATGGCGGCCGTAGGTCTGGCAGTGGCAGCCATTCCAGAAGGCCTTCCGGCCATCATGACCATTACCCTTGCTATCGGTGTGCAGCGGATGGCCCGACGCAAGACGATCATACGCCGGCTTCCGGCGGTCGAGACGCTGGGATCGGTAACTGTAATCTGTTCTGACAAGACTGGAACGCTCACGCGCAATGAGATGACGGTTCAGCGCGTGGTGACAGCCGACCAGGTCTTTCATGTCGATGGTACTGGGTATGCCCCAAGGGGCGGTTTCACGATCGGGGGGAAGGAAGCCCTGGCTAGCAGCTACCCCGAGCTTGCCGATATCGGAAGGGCGGCTCTTCTGTGCAACGACGCCATTGTACGGGAGTCTGGCGGTCACTGGATTGTTGAGGGTGATCCGACCGAAGGGGCACTGGTTACTCTGGCGATGAAGGCTGGGCTGGATCCTGTCTATGAGAACGAAGCCCAGCCACGACGGGATGTCATACCGTTTGAATCCGAGCACAGGTTCATGGCGACGCTTCATCACGATCATGCGGGCCATGGGTTCATATTCCTCAAAGGGGCGCCTGAACGGGTAATGGAAATGTGTGCATTTGAGCGTTCCGGAGGCGAAGACCGGACCATGCGCAAGGCTTACTGGCATGACCGTATGGAGGAGACGGCACGGCTGGGACAAAGGCTGCTGGCTGTCGCCTGCCGGCCGGTGGCCGGTGGAACCGGCGAGCTGCGGTTTGGTGATATGGAGGACGGCTTTACGCTGCTCGCCCTGTTCGGGATCATGGATCCGCCGCGAGACGAGGCGGTCGAGGCAATCCGCCTCTGCCATCGGGCGGGGATCGACGTCAAAATGATCACTGGCGACCATGCGGCTACAGCGCAGGCGATTGGCGGGCAACTGGGAATTGACGCCTCGCAGGTGCTGACAGGCTCCGATATAGAAAAGCTGGATGCCTCGGCACTACGGAAGGCCGTAAGGGAGGCAGATATTTTTGCCCGCGCTAATCCGGAGCACAAGCTCCGGCTGGTCGAAGCCATGCAGAGCAATGGCGACATCTGCGCCATGACTGGAGATGGCGTGAATGATTCACCGGCACTTAAACGTGCTGATGTCGGTGTATCGATGGGGATCAAGGGGACTGAGGCGGCCAAGGATGCCTCAGAAATGGTTCTGGTAGATGACAATTTCGCCTCGATTGTCTCGGCTGTGGAAGAAGGCCGGACCGTTTACGAAAATATCCGTAAAGCCATTGTCTATATACTTGCGGTCAGTGGCGGCCAGGCCGGAATGGTTATGGCTGCAACATTGACTGGCCATGTGCTTCCCATAACGCCGGTCCAGATTCTCTGGGTGAACATGGTAACGGCAGTGACGCTCTCGCTGGCACTCGCCTTTGAGCATCTCGAACCTGGCATTATGGAGCGGCCACCACGGGATCCAGGTGAAGCGCTCATTACTCCTTTTCTCGTGGCCCGGATCATTGTGGTCGCCACGCTTCTGATTGCCGGATCGTACGGGTTGTTCCTGTGGTATGAGACGCAGGGACTCAGTCTCGAACAATCACGTGCAATAGCTGTCAATACACTGGTGATGGGGGAGGTATTCTTTTTGTTCAGCAGCCGCTATCTGCGGGCATCAGCGCTATCCATTGAGGGTCTGTTCGGAAATGTATACGTTATGCTTTCGATTGCCGCAATCATAGTGATCCAGGCGCTGTTCACCTATGCTCCGCCGATGCACTTGCTATTTGGTGTAGCGGCATTCCCGCCGCATATCTGGCTCTGGATGCTGGCATTCGGGATTTTCCTGTTCTTCAGCGTCGAGCTTGAGAAGGCGGTTATCCGTCGGCTGGGCGCCAGAATTAGAACCTAG
- a CDS encoding aspartate 1-decarboxylase — protein MATRTMLRGKIHRCTVTQADLHYEGSVTIDRDLMDGANLLPYEAVDIWNVDNGERFSTYALEGPRGSGVICVNGAAARKVAVGDRIIIAHFAQATEEEARSWEPACVFVDEKNRPKKLQSYESVNLRAV, from the coding sequence ATGGCAACCAGAACAATGCTCCGGGGCAAGATCCATCGCTGCACAGTGACGCAGGCCGACCTGCACTATGAGGGCAGCGTGACGATCGACCGCGACCTGATGGATGGAGCGAACCTGCTCCCCTACGAGGCTGTAGACATCTGGAACGTGGACAACGGCGAGCGGTTCTCAACCTATGCGCTCGAAGGCCCCCGTGGCTCGGGCGTCATCTGCGTCAATGGCGCCGCAGCCCGCAAGGTGGCCGTGGGCGACCGGATCATCATCGCCCATTTCGCCCAGGCGACCGAGGAAGAAGCCCGGAGCTGGGAACCAGCCTGTGTGTTTGTCGACGAGAAGAACCGGCCGAAGAAGCTCCAGTCCTACGAATCAGTGAATCTCCGCGCGGTCTGA
- a CDS encoding AarF/ABC1/UbiB kinase family protein: MEREPVKAPSEQEVDEWVAKVKKAREEAEKQGDLPHAGSGFWGFLMDYRIPRTIITTYLFARVLVSYVWFALITKTFTEKGKRREALEEVHARNARRIYDSFVLLKGVYIKIGQFLSTQMALLPPIYLVEMTKMQDRVPRASTRQIRRRIREEFGKEIEDICLSFDTEPLACASIGQVHRCIFKDGRHGVMKIKYPGIDAKFHTDLNVINLMLPIFVRIIELAWYKEVSGIDHGKTIGEFVKYIRMELDYRNEIENHVRMRELLAAMREKGEIIIPELYPEYCTNAVIGMEFINGHKMMDWYSDPNVPGTKKDTLYKLLLNSMLHTITRHGFFQADTHPGNFMVYDKDPHNAECKPALVMIDFGCAKQLPENFRVGVVEIINGYLTKNPDQITNALWDLSYRTKLHTKESLREWAVYGMKVTDIVVKHFNDGSDLITHLKGNLRQMTEDFNAVDQNHRIDYIPEQYVMLGRILATPPIPIDKHQPKADLVQLIMPHMAVLTMAANEDKKRLEAVVKASPSESVQQGA; the protein is encoded by the coding sequence GTGGAGCGTGAACCGGTAAAAGCGCCTTCCGAACAGGAAGTCGACGAATGGGTGGCCAAGGTCAAGAAGGCCAGGGAAGAGGCTGAAAAGCAGGGAGACCTGCCTCATGCTGGCTCCGGCTTCTGGGGCTTCCTGATGGACTACCGCATCCCACGGACGATCATTACGACCTACCTGTTTGCCCGTGTGCTGGTGAGCTACGTCTGGTTCGCCCTCATTACCAAGACCTTCACGGAAAAGGGCAAACGGCGGGAGGCTCTGGAGGAGGTCCATGCCCGGAATGCCCGGCGCATCTACGATTCCTTTGTTCTCCTCAAGGGTGTGTACATCAAGATCGGACAGTTTCTTTCGACCCAGATGGCGCTTCTGCCACCGATCTACCTGGTCGAGATGACCAAGATGCAGGACCGTGTGCCGCGTGCGTCAACCCGGCAGATCCGCCGACGGATCCGTGAGGAGTTCGGCAAGGAGATCGAGGATATCTGCCTCAGTTTTGATACGGAGCCCCTGGCCTGTGCCTCCATCGGACAGGTTCACCGCTGTATCTTCAAGGACGGCCGTCACGGGGTCATGAAGATCAAGTATCCCGGCATTGATGCCAAGTTTCATACCGATCTGAACGTTATCAACCTGATGCTCCCCATCTTCGTCCGGATCATTGAGCTGGCCTGGTACAAAGAAGTATCTGGCATCGATCACGGAAAAACCATCGGTGAATTCGTCAAATACATCCGGATGGAGCTCGACTACCGAAACGAGATCGAGAACCACGTCCGGATGCGGGAACTGCTTGCGGCGATGCGAGAGAAGGGCGAAATCATCATTCCGGAGCTGTATCCCGAATACTGCACGAATGCGGTGATCGGCATGGAGTTCATCAACGGGCACAAGATGATGGACTGGTATTCGGATCCGAACGTGCCCGGTACGAAGAAGGACACGCTCTACAAGCTGCTCCTCAATTCAATGCTGCATACGATCACCCGGCATGGTTTCTTCCAGGCTGACACGCATCCGGGCAATTTCATGGTTTATGACAAGGATCCGCACAATGCTGAGTGCAAGCCGGCGCTGGTGATGATCGATTTCGGCTGCGCCAAGCAGCTTCCAGAGAATTTCCGTGTCGGTGTTGTGGAGATCATCAACGGATATCTCACAAAGAATCCGGACCAGATCACCAACGCCCTGTGGGATCTCAGCTACCGCACCAAGCTCCACACCAAGGAGTCGCTGCGGGAATGGGCTGTCTACGGAATGAAGGTGACCGACATCGTCGTAAAGCATTTCAACGACGGTAGTGATCTCATCACCCATCTCAAGGGCAATCTCCGGCAGATGACCGAGGATTTCAACGCCGTCGACCAGAATCACCGCATAGACTACATTCCCGAGCAGTACGTCATGCTGGGCCGTATCCTGGCAACTCCACCCATCCCGATCGACAAGCACCAGCCTAAAGCCGATCTCGTCCAGCTCATCATGCCCCACATGGCTGTTCTCACGATGGCCGCCAATGAGGACAAGAAGCGGCTGGAGGCAGTGGTGAAGGCGTCTCCCTCGGAATCCGTGCAACAGGGCGCCTGA
- the panB gene encoding 3-methyl-2-oxobutanoate hydroxymethyltransferase: protein MKPAHRDFPVAPGSEKRTDVAKKKTIPELQAMKAKDEKIVMVTAYDATFTRILDQAGVDCVLVGDSLSMVIQGNPDTLSVTLDEMIYHGRIVRRGISKAHLVVDLPFGSYQESPEQAVRSASRLMKEGGAESVKLEGGLPMVPSVRRLSEVGIPVMGHIGLTPQSIHAFGGFKVQGRSAEAAAILKESALALEDAGAWAIVLEGIPSALAREISLSLRIPTIGIGAGAACDGQVLVIYDLLGMDNSFNPKFAKKYAKLADTINEAVGSFIGEVRSGQFPAAEHSYS from the coding sequence ATGAAACCGGCGCATCGGGATTTTCCCGTGGCACCGGGATCGGAGAAGCGCACGGACGTGGCAAAAAAGAAGACCATACCGGAACTTCAGGCCATGAAAGCCAAGGACGAGAAGATCGTCATGGTCACGGCCTACGACGCGACGTTCACCCGGATCCTGGACCAGGCCGGGGTGGACTGCGTTCTGGTGGGCGATTCCCTGTCGATGGTGATCCAGGGCAATCCGGACACCCTCTCGGTCACGCTCGATGAAATGATCTACCACGGCCGGATTGTCCGGCGCGGCATCTCCAAGGCCCATCTGGTTGTCGATCTGCCGTTCGGCTCCTATCAGGAGTCTCCCGAACAGGCCGTGCGTTCGGCTTCGAGACTCATGAAAGAGGGAGGCGCCGAAAGCGTGAAGCTGGAGGGTGGCCTCCCGATGGTTCCCTCGGTGCGGCGTCTTTCCGAGGTGGGCATCCCGGTCATGGGTCACATCGGCCTCACGCCGCAGTCGATCCACGCTTTCGGGGGCTTCAAGGTGCAGGGCCGTTCAGCCGAGGCGGCCGCGATCCTGAAGGAATCGGCTCTCGCCCTTGAGGATGCTGGCGCCTGGGCCATCGTTCTGGAGGGGATCCCTTCGGCCCTTGCCCGGGAGATTTCACTCTCGCTCCGTATCCCCACAATCGGTATCGGCGCCGGCGCGGCCTGTGACGGGCAGGTACTCGTAATTTATGACCTGCTGGGAATGGACAATTCATTCAACCCCAAGTTTGCCAAAAAATACGCCAAGCTGGCCGACACCATCAATGAAGCCGTCGGCTCGTTCATCGGAGAGGTCCGTTCGGGGCAGTTCCCGGCGGCGGAGCACAGCTACTCATGA
- the panC gene encoding pantoate--beta-alanine ligase, which produces MKVVGTTTEMRDLTRRLRREDKTIAFVPTMGFLHEGHASLLRLARRKGDVLVLSIFVNPAQFGPSEDLDRYPRNLEGDLAIARRENVDIVFTPTPAEMYGTGFQTWIDVAEVSKPLCGASRPGHFRGVATVVAKLLNIVHADVAVFGEKDFQQLAVIRRMVRDLDMDVEILGGPLVRETDGLAMSSRNVNLSPAHRRDALVLKRAIDRVRELSAAGETSAGTLIAAARKVLDEVPGGETDYVEIRDASTLETIDRLDGPALLALAVRFGGTRLIDNTVLPVGGRVHEENPRAPIPELSGTATPH; this is translated from the coding sequence ATGAAGGTTGTCGGCACCACGACCGAGATGCGTGATCTCACCCGGCGGCTCCGCCGGGAGGACAAAACGATCGCCTTCGTGCCAACGATGGGCTTCCTGCATGAGGGCCATGCCTCGCTGCTCCGGCTTGCCCGCCGGAAAGGCGACGTCCTGGTGCTGTCGATTTTTGTCAATCCCGCGCAGTTTGGACCCAGTGAGGATCTCGATCGTTATCCCCGGAATCTTGAAGGCGATCTTGCCATTGCCCGCCGCGAGAACGTGGACATTGTTTTCACCCCCACACCGGCGGAAATGTACGGAACAGGCTTCCAGACCTGGATCGACGTGGCAGAAGTATCGAAGCCCCTCTGCGGCGCCTCACGGCCGGGGCATTTCCGGGGAGTGGCGACCGTAGTAGCCAAGCTGCTGAACATCGTCCATGCCGACGTGGCCGTTTTCGGTGAAAAGGATTTCCAGCAGCTGGCCGTGATCCGCCGGATGGTCCGCGACCTCGACATGGACGTGGAAATCCTGGGCGGCCCTCTCGTCCGGGAAACCGACGGTCTGGCCATGAGTTCGCGTAACGTGAACCTCTCTCCGGCCCACCGGCGTGATGCACTCGTTCTGAAGCGTGCAATCGACCGCGTTAGGGAACTGTCCGCAGCGGGTGAAACCAGCGCCGGAACACTCATCGCCGCCGCCCGGAAAGTGCTTGACGAAGTACCCGGTGGCGAGACCGACTACGTGGAGATTCGCGACGCCTCCACGCTCGAAACCATTGACCGGCTGGACGGACCCGCGCTACTGGCGCTGGCGGTCCGTTTTGGCGGTACCAGGCTCATCGACAACACGGTACTCCCTGTGGGGGGCCGGGTTCATGAGGAAAACCCGAGGGCTCCGATCCCTGAACTGTCAGGGACGGCGACCCCGCACTGA
- the smpB gene encoding SsrA-binding protein SmpB: MGKKDKKPDSLITENRKARFRYQVLETVEAGIVLEGWEVKSLREDGANVSDAYGVINGSEVFLLNLHISPYTKSRVIPGMETRTRKLLLNRKEINGLVGQVREKGRTLIPLKLYWNEAGRAKVLLGVCIGKQAHDKRETIKRRDEDRYIARVKKQFR; this comes from the coding sequence ATGGGTAAAAAGGACAAAAAGCCGGACTCCCTCATTACCGAGAACCGCAAGGCGCGATTCCGGTACCAGGTGCTGGAAACAGTCGAGGCGGGGATCGTGCTGGAAGGCTGGGAAGTCAAGAGCCTGCGCGAGGACGGCGCGAATGTGTCAGACGCCTATGGGGTCATCAACGGAAGCGAGGTGTTCCTCCTGAATCTGCACATTTCACCCTATACCAAGTCCCGTGTGATCCCCGGCATGGAGACCCGGACCCGCAAGCTCCTGCTGAACCGCAAGGAGATCAACGGCCTCGTCGGACAGGTGCGCGAGAAAGGCCGGACGCTCATCCCGCTCAAGCTCTACTGGAACGAGGCCGGACGGGCCAAGGTCCTGCTCGGTGTCTGCATCGGCAAGCAGGCCCACGACAAGCGGGAAACGATCAAGCGGCGCGACGAGGACCGCTACATCGCCCGGGTAAAAAAACAGTTCCGTTAA